The Pyrococcus horikoshii OT3 genome includes a window with the following:
- a CDS encoding PCNA-inhibitor — translation MNRKLDEFINITSSTHGGKEVKKKNNSKKRLRETNLDSFLPEEHIEFFKNLRIGSKKIARKKIEEL, via the coding sequence ATGAACAGGAAGCTCGACGAGTTCATTAACATTACCTCTTCTACCCATGGGGGGAAGGAAGTGAAGAAGAAAAATAATAGCAAAAAGAGACTTAGAGAGACAAACTTAGACAGCTTTTTGCCAGAGGAGCATATAGAGTTCTTTAAAAACCTAAGGATAGGCTCAAAAAAGATAGCTAGGAAAAAGATAGAGGAACTCTAA
- the herA gene encoding DNA double-strand break repair helicase HerA, which translates to MMIEEGEYIGIVRGESSFINYEFSVNPEENISFGEFVVTKNRSGEWVLGVVRSVKNVNWLLSAGKSNFNSLRLDINEYGESLVENEEVVATVRILGKVDGDELVPNRVPVRNGEFVYRASDDILERIYRPNGPSIEIGTLLLRPGVKISLDVDELVSRHFAVLAVTGAGKSNAVAVMIRGLVEGIGGTVVVLDPHGDYVNLRLPDTGTDLVNIIEGKIRVDELDAEELANLLEVPTHASIQREYLGRAWETVKYENQGYGGRRLLEALEVKLREWISKKSIRYWDPKKENYSSEPLRSERVETIRGLIYRINRFLRNYGAFVTSENLVAAIRPGMVNVIDLGPLDENQMRLVVGKFLEEVFEKRVDFEKARKSLNRVSGSRVREYQEIMDEIREKYPALAYPILIIVEEAHIFAPQGEQSDASKIMSRIAREGRKFGVGLGVVSQRPSRLNEDVLSQMNTKIILRIVNPKDQEHVLRASEQLSKDLMEDIAGLGKGEAVIVGQAIKVPALVKIYNFKELEGRAGRGVYGGEDIGIVDRWREMNEELIRIDPDIDF; encoded by the coding sequence ATGATGATCGAGGAGGGTGAATATATAGGAATTGTAAGGGGAGAATCAAGCTTCATTAACTATGAGTTCTCGGTTAATCCCGAGGAGAATATTTCCTTTGGCGAATTTGTGGTTACTAAAAACAGGAGTGGAGAATGGGTTCTTGGAGTTGTTAGAAGTGTGAAAAACGTTAATTGGCTTCTTTCAGCTGGAAAAAGTAACTTCAACTCTTTAAGGCTTGATATAAATGAATATGGAGAGAGCTTGGTGGAAAATGAGGAGGTCGTTGCAACCGTTAGGATACTTGGGAAAGTGGATGGGGATGAGCTCGTTCCAAACAGAGTACCTGTCAGAAATGGAGAGTTCGTATATAGGGCATCAGATGATATTCTAGAGAGGATATATAGGCCAAATGGTCCAAGCATAGAGATTGGAACCCTTCTACTGAGACCAGGAGTTAAAATTAGCTTAGATGTAGATGAGCTTGTCTCAAGGCACTTTGCAGTCCTAGCGGTTACTGGAGCAGGAAAAAGCAATGCCGTTGCAGTTATGATTAGGGGATTAGTTGAGGGGATAGGAGGAACCGTTGTTGTTCTAGATCCCCATGGCGACTACGTCAACCTAAGACTACCGGATACGGGGACTGATCTGGTAAATATAATTGAAGGTAAAATTAGGGTTGATGAGTTAGATGCAGAAGAATTAGCAAACCTTCTTGAGGTTCCTACCCACGCCTCAATTCAAAGGGAATACTTAGGAAGGGCCTGGGAGACTGTTAAGTACGAAAATCAAGGATATGGAGGGAGGAGATTACTTGAAGCGTTAGAGGTTAAACTAAGGGAATGGATATCTAAAAAGAGCATAAGATACTGGGATCCTAAAAAGGAGAATTACTCCTCTGAACCACTAAGAAGCGAGAGAGTTGAAACGATTAGGGGGTTAATATATAGGATAAACAGATTTCTTAGGAACTATGGAGCTTTCGTAACAAGTGAAAATTTGGTCGCCGCGATAAGGCCAGGAATGGTTAATGTAATAGATCTAGGCCCCCTAGACGAGAATCAGATGAGACTCGTTGTCGGGAAATTTTTGGAGGAAGTGTTTGAGAAAAGGGTTGACTTTGAAAAAGCCAGGAAGAGTTTGAATAGGGTCTCCGGAAGCAGGGTGAGAGAATATCAAGAGATAATGGATGAGATCAGGGAAAAGTATCCAGCACTAGCTTATCCAATTCTTATAATCGTTGAAGAGGCCCATATATTTGCTCCTCAGGGCGAACAAAGTGACGCATCTAAGATCATGAGCAGGATAGCTAGGGAGGGTAGAAAATTTGGGGTTGGCCTTGGAGTGGTCTCTCAAAGGCCCAGTAGGTTAAATGAGGATGTTCTAAGTCAAATGAACACTAAGATAATCCTTAGGATAGTCAATCCAAAGGATCAAGAGCATGTTTTGAGGGCTAGCGAACAGCTTAGTAAAGATCTTATGGAGGATATAGCTGGCCTTGGTAAGGGAGAAGCAGTTATAGTTGGGCAGGCCATTAAGGTTCCGGCCCTCGTCAAGATTTATAACTTCAAAGAATTGGAGGGAAGGGCTGGGAGAGGTGTATATGGTGGAGAGGACATAGGAATCGTGGATAGATGGAGGGAAATGAATG
- a CDS encoding diacylglycerol/polyprenol kinase family protein translates to MSLKLELKRKALHMTGLSVPLIYLALGKSAAITFVLIFLIIFLALEPFRLGEGLRIKVKEKLGIPEEVTEKIEREIDGIAREREKRGIGAHIYFTIAALLVIYLFPREVAIGSISVATLGDAMAAIIGKSYGRHRFKNGKSVEGSLAYFITGLLILTPLVGLKMALLASLVGMIVEFYGLPPDDNFSNQLAIAITLYLAGVR, encoded by the coding sequence GTGAGCTTAAAGCTTGAGCTTAAAAGGAAAGCCCTTCACATGACTGGATTATCCGTACCCTTAATATACTTAGCCTTAGGTAAAAGTGCTGCAATAACCTTCGTTTTAATATTCTTAATAATCTTCCTGGCGTTAGAGCCTTTTAGACTTGGTGAAGGGTTAAGAATCAAGGTGAAAGAGAAATTAGGAATTCCTGAAGAAGTTACGGAGAAAATAGAGAGAGAAATCGATGGAATAGCAAGAGAACGTGAGAAAAGAGGGATAGGAGCCCACATCTATTTTACAATAGCGGCCCTACTAGTGATCTACCTTTTTCCTAGGGAAGTTGCCATCGGTAGCATTTCAGTTGCAACGTTAGGTGATGCAATGGCCGCGATCATTGGTAAGTCATATGGAAGACACAGGTTCAAAAATGGAAAAAGCGTCGAAGGAAGCTTAGCATACTTTATAACGGGTCTGCTAATATTAACCCCTCTAGTAGGATTGAAAATGGCCCTCTTAGCTTCCCTAGTTGGAATGATAGTAGAGTTCTATGGCCTACCTCCTGACGATAACTTTTCTAATCAGCTTGCAATAGCGATAACCCTTTACTTAGCGGGGGTGAGATAA
- a CDS encoding radical SAM protein yields the protein MKKLKVYIPGIKFPSISVTGEYCYLNCAHCGRHYLKGMLKVTRKSLLERCMEMEKEGYTGCLLSGGMDSRLKVPLDKFKDEIKAIKEKTKLKINAHVGFVDESDLEWLKYIDVVSLDFVGDNEVIKRVYKIDKKVEDYLRVLDLLTENGIRVAPHITIGLDFGKVHWEFKAIDILVNYPIDVLVLDVLIPTPGTEMANVPKVPVDEAIRVVKYAREKFSGELSIGCMRPFGEWRVKFDREAILAGVDRITNPPRKIIEWAKKIRDVEIIYECCVM from the coding sequence TTGAAGAAGCTAAAGGTTTATATCCCAGGAATAAAGTTTCCTTCGATTTCAGTTACAGGTGAGTATTGTTATCTAAACTGTGCTCACTGTGGGAGGCACTATCTCAAGGGAATGCTCAAAGTAACTAGAAAAAGTCTTCTTGAAAGATGCATGGAAATGGAGAAAGAAGGGTACACTGGTTGTCTCTTAAGTGGTGGCATGGATTCAAGGCTTAAAGTTCCTCTAGATAAGTTTAAAGATGAGATCAAAGCCATAAAAGAGAAGACAAAGCTTAAGATAAATGCCCACGTTGGGTTCGTGGATGAAAGTGATCTCGAGTGGCTAAAATATATTGATGTAGTCTCCCTTGACTTTGTTGGAGATAATGAAGTCATAAAGAGGGTTTACAAAATAGACAAGAAGGTAGAAGATTATCTAAGGGTTCTTGACCTCCTAACGGAGAACGGAATTAGGGTTGCTCCCCACATAACGATAGGTTTAGACTTCGGCAAGGTTCACTGGGAATTCAAAGCGATAGACATTCTCGTTAACTATCCTATAGATGTCTTAGTCCTGGATGTCCTGATCCCAACCCCTGGAACTGAAATGGCAAATGTCCCAAAGGTTCCCGTTGATGAAGCTATAAGGGTAGTTAAGTACGCCAGGGAAAAGTTCTCGGGTGAATTAAGCATAGGGTGTATGAGGCCATTCGGTGAGTGGAGGGTGAAGTTTGACAGGGAAGCGATACTAGCTGGTGTTGATAGGATAACTAACCCTCCCAGGAAGATCATAGAATGGGCCAAGAAGATTAGAGATGTTGAAATTATCTATGAGTGTTGTGTCATGTAG
- the mfnA gene encoding tyrosine decarboxylase MfnA codes for MKFPRIGLPKEKVIELINEKTKKDLTFSSGKILGSMCTMPHDLAIEVYTKYIDRNLGDPGLHPGTRKIEEEVIEMISDLLHLEKGHGHIVSGGTEANILAVRAFRNLSDVEKPELILPKSAHFSFIKAGEMLGVKLVWAELNPDYTVDVRDVEAKISDNTIGIVGIAGTTGLGVVDDIPALSDLARDYGIPLHVDAAFGGFVIPFAKELGYELPDFDFKLKGVQSITIDPHKMGMAPIPAGGIVFRRKKYLKAISVLAPYLAGGKVWQATITGTRPGASVIAVWALIKHLGFEGYMRIVERAMKLSRWFAEEIKKINNAWLVREPMLNIVSFQTKNLKKVERELKSRGWGISAHRGYIRIVFMPHVTREMIEEFLKDLKEVLS; via the coding sequence ATGAAGTTTCCCAGGATTGGACTTCCCAAGGAGAAAGTTATAGAACTCATTAATGAAAAAACTAAGAAAGATCTAACGTTTTCATCTGGTAAAATCCTTGGCTCGATGTGCACGATGCCCCACGATCTAGCAATCGAAGTGTACACTAAATATATAGATAGGAATTTAGGTGATCCTGGGTTACACCCTGGGACTAGAAAAATTGAGGAAGAAGTAATAGAGATGATCTCCGATCTTCTACATCTAGAGAAAGGCCACGGTCACATAGTTTCTGGAGGAACGGAAGCAAACATACTCGCCGTTAGAGCTTTCAGGAATCTTTCAGATGTGGAGAAACCAGAATTGATACTACCCAAGAGTGCTCATTTCTCATTCATAAAAGCCGGGGAGATGCTCGGGGTTAAGTTAGTATGGGCCGAGCTTAATCCTGACTATACGGTTGACGTTAGGGATGTTGAGGCTAAGATAAGTGACAACACGATAGGAATAGTTGGGATAGCTGGAACCACTGGGCTTGGAGTTGTGGACGACATTCCAGCATTGAGCGACTTGGCTAGGGATTACGGCATTCCCCTCCACGTGGATGCGGCTTTTGGAGGTTTTGTGATACCCTTCGCCAAAGAACTTGGCTACGAGTTGCCCGACTTTGACTTTAAGCTTAAAGGGGTTCAGAGTATAACGATAGATCCGCACAAGATGGGGATGGCCCCCATACCAGCTGGGGGTATAGTGTTCAGGAGAAAGAAGTACTTGAAGGCGATAAGCGTTTTAGCTCCATACTTAGCGGGGGGGAAAGTATGGCAAGCTACGATAACGGGAACTAGGCCAGGAGCTAGCGTAATAGCTGTTTGGGCATTAATAAAGCATCTAGGCTTCGAAGGTTATATGAGAATAGTAGAGAGGGCTATGAAGCTTTCAAGATGGTTTGCGGAGGAGATTAAGAAGATCAACAACGCATGGCTTGTGAGGGAACCAATGTTGAATATAGTCTCCTTCCAGACGAAGAACTTGAAGAAGGTTGAGAGAGAACTCAAAAGTAGGGGTTGGGGGATAAGCGCTCATAGGGGATATATAAGGATCGTCTTCATGCCCCACGTTACCAGGGAAATGATTGAAGAGTTCCTAAAAGACTTAAAGGAGGTCCTATCTTGA
- a CDS encoding HAD family hydrolase, giving the protein MLVILDLDDTLCNTWEALRLALIRLTPIIIMKRKFKLIAYFLTKRYEKLESIRDIHLLDFEGIFNRIMEDIYRDLDKEEIKEMLDLFDRAFFANLKLYDDVLPFLNELKQMKAKLALVTDSASSWQRRKLEVLGIQRYFDKIIVSGDTGHTKLEPYNFYLATKMFPKEDKIFVIGDRDDTDMKGGKAIGATTILVKRGYFKGRRAKYADYIVNNLYEALEVIKGELKA; this is encoded by the coding sequence ATGCTTGTCATACTTGACTTAGATGATACACTCTGCAATACGTGGGAAGCACTAAGACTAGCCCTGATAAGGTTAACTCCAATCATTATCATGAAGAGAAAATTTAAGCTAATAGCCTATTTCCTTACGAAAAGATATGAAAAGCTCGAGAGCATTAGGGATATACACCTCCTGGACTTCGAAGGGATATTCAACAGGATAATGGAGGATATCTATCGAGATCTTGACAAAGAAGAAATTAAAGAGATGCTTGATCTTTTTGATAGGGCATTCTTTGCTAACCTTAAGCTCTATGACGATGTATTACCATTCTTGAATGAGCTTAAACAAATGAAAGCAAAGCTTGCTCTTGTAACGGATTCAGCTTCAAGCTGGCAAAGAAGAAAGCTTGAAGTACTTGGAATCCAGAGGTACTTTGATAAAATTATAGTTAGTGGAGATACCGGGCATACAAAGCTCGAACCTTATAACTTCTATTTGGCAACGAAAATGTTTCCAAAGGAAGATAAAATTTTCGTTATAGGAGATAGGGATGACACCGATATGAAGGGTGGGAAAGCAATAGGGGCAACGACGATTCTAGTAAAGAGGGGCTACTTCAAAGGAAGAAGGGCAAAGTACGCCGATTATATTGTAAACAATCTATATGAGGCACTAGAGGTGATTAAAGGTGAGCTTAAAGCTTGA
- a CDS encoding TIGR00304 family membrane protein, whose product MKGEALIITGIALIMIGFMLVFLGTLISAFGQPQESNVEAGGIIMIGPVPIAFGTRRGVTIAMVLALLLMLTWFLFALLSRRP is encoded by the coding sequence ATGAAAGGTGAAGCTCTAATAATTACTGGAATAGCATTGATAATGATAGGGTTTATGCTTGTATTCTTGGGAACATTAATCTCGGCATTTGGCCAGCCTCAAGAGTCAAATGTAGAGGCTGGAGGTATAATAATGATAGGCCCGGTTCCAATAGCTTTCGGAACTAGAAGGGGCGTGACAATAGCGATGGTGCTTGCATTGCTACTTATGCTAACCTGGTTCCTGTTTGCTCTCCTCTCGAGGAGGCCCTGA
- a CDS encoding cation:proton antiporter translates to MSYIFDLSILLVVAKSLEWLLKKKGIHPIIAHILTGIILGPFGLSIVLPTSELKVLGEFGLIMMMLYMGLTSNFSAISRNKVKASVVAMFGVAFSFILGFLTVYFLEKSLIAALFVGITLGNTAIEVTSGVLVRERVKKDISSVLMGAAFADDIIAVYLIGILTGITQGGISGLSLVFLTIKIVIFILGVLMLSEFVFKRSTRFYNIIRDLHIFFTFTIVLTFTLAFIAQDIGLNQIIGAYLAGLTISRLRERKDPMVITRIKLNELIEELEIVLVEFFIPLFFVYVGLMFNPNVRDISILLILLLYASAVLGKLIGCGLGMKIFGSSIRDAIIVGIGMGGRGSLELAILKLGLEKGLIDEGIFATVVIVSMLTALSTPVLFRYTVRKLS, encoded by the coding sequence ATGAGCTACATCTTTGATCTTTCAATCTTACTCGTGGTAGCTAAGTCTCTCGAGTGGTTATTAAAGAAAAAGGGGATCCATCCTATAATTGCCCATATACTCACGGGTATAATCTTGGGACCATTTGGGCTTTCGATAGTCCTCCCTACAAGTGAGCTTAAGGTTCTAGGGGAGTTTGGGCTCATAATGATGATGCTTTACATGGGTTTAACTAGCAACTTCTCAGCGATCTCCAGGAACAAAGTAAAGGCTAGCGTTGTGGCCATGTTTGGGGTGGCCTTCTCGTTTATCTTGGGATTTCTAACAGTTTATTTCCTCGAGAAAAGCCTAATAGCTGCGCTTTTTGTTGGAATAACCCTCGGAAATACTGCAATAGAAGTTACGAGTGGTGTTTTAGTGAGGGAGAGGGTCAAGAAGGATATCTCCTCGGTACTCATGGGAGCGGCCTTTGCTGATGACATAATAGCCGTTTACTTAATCGGTATACTCACGGGTATAACCCAGGGAGGAATATCTGGCCTCTCGTTGGTCTTTCTAACAATTAAGATAGTTATCTTTATTTTGGGAGTTCTAATGCTCTCAGAATTCGTATTTAAAAGATCTACTCGGTTTTACAATATTATCAGGGATCTACACATATTCTTCACGTTTACGATAGTGTTGACGTTCACCCTCGCGTTTATAGCCCAGGATATAGGGTTGAATCAAATAATAGGGGCATATTTAGCGGGATTAACAATTAGTAGATTAAGAGAAAGGAAAGACCCAATGGTCATAACGAGGATCAAGCTAAATGAGCTAATTGAAGAGCTTGAAATCGTTCTCGTTGAGTTCTTCATACCCTTGTTCTTCGTGTACGTAGGGTTAATGTTTAATCCAAATGTTAGGGATATAAGTATCCTATTAATCCTATTACTCTACGCATCTGCAGTTCTTGGAAAATTAATTGGCTGTGGACTTGGTATGAAAATTTTTGGTTCTTCCATTAGAGATGCAATAATCGTTGGGATAGGAATGGGAGGGAGAGGAAGCTTGGAGCTTGCAATTCTCAAGCTAGGATTAGAGAAGGGACTCATAGATGAAGGGATATTTGCAACGGTAGTTATAGTATCGATGCTTACGGCCCTTTCAACTCCAGTGTTATTTAGATACACAGTTAGAAAACTTTCTTAA